The following proteins are encoded in a genomic region of Brachypodium distachyon strain Bd21 chromosome 1, Brachypodium_distachyon_v3.0, whole genome shotgun sequence:
- the LOC100821655 gene encoding uncharacterized protein LOC100821655 has product MTSHFLFVLVLLALLAAAAGSVAGVATDTVAESCDAIRDFVDYAFCAAALHSAGPNASRADRHAHLLLAADLAASRGASAGDAASAMARSERGDGGQDNQDARDGLEACGMLYGATSVPALRLMRGYAAARAWEQARALLPLTGQAGIGCEAALGDTGGRRRMAAANREFDQLTTMATALLNKLGG; this is encoded by the coding sequence atGACAAGCCACTTCCtcttcgtcctcgtcctccttgcgctccttgccgccgccgccggatcagTAGCAGGCGTCGCCACGGACACGGTGGCCGAGTCCTGCGACGCGATCCGCGACTTCGTGGACTACGCcttctgcgccgccgccctccactCCGCCGGACCCAACGCCTCCAGGGCGGACCGCCACGCGCacctgctcctcgccgccgacctcgccgcgtCCCGTGGCGCCTCCGCGGGGGACGCAGCGTCCGCCATGGCGCGCTCAgagcgcggcgacggcggccaggACAACCAGGATGCCCGCGACGGGCTGGAGGCGTGCGGGATGCTGTACGGGGCGAcgtcggtgccggcgctgCGGCTCATGCGCGGGtacgcggcggcgagggcatGGGAGCAGGCGCGGGCGCTGCTGCCGCTCACGGGGCAGGCCGGGATTGGGTgcgaggcggcgctcggggacacGGGGGGCAGGCGGAGGATGGCCGCGGCCAACCGCGAGTTCGACCAGCTCACCACCATGGCCACCGCGCTGCTCAACAAGCTCGGCGGCTAG
- the LOC100842010 gene encoding uncharacterized protein LOC100842010, with protein MAASPTSPAQVPPPPDAAPSDDEWDADGFVIPNLTNQDDDDDATPSVPKAIEREPTQAKEEKMYFGPHGAPPSQAKLHELNTVGRRQRFRNKLKEADRKPTGNAQENKVESLRELMGAKTDGTGMPKSSRRDWLDPHCRESEFDRKPR; from the exons ATGGCGGCCTCTCCCACCTCGCCGGCACAAGTacccccgccgccggacgcTGCTCCTTCCGATGATGAGTGGG ATGCAGATGGATTTGTTATTCCTAATTTGACTAAtcaagatgatgatgatgatgctacACCTAGTGTCCCCAAAGCCATTGAGCGTGAACCTACACAG GCAAAAGAGGAGAAGATGTACTTTGGACCTCATGGGGCACCACCATCTCAAGCAAAGCTGCATGAGCTGAACACAGTTGGCCGTAGGCAACGCTTCAGAAACAAGCTAAAGGAAGCAGACAGGAAGCCCACTGGCAATGCTCAGGAGAACAAGGTGGAAAGCCTGAGAGAGCTCATGGGGGCTAAAACAGATGGCACGGGCATGCCGAAGAGTTCTCGCCGCGACTGGCTTGACCCGCACTGCCGTGAGTCAGAATTCGATAGGAAACCGCGCTAG
- the LOC100841706 gene encoding uncharacterized protein LOC100841706 produces MNPSAMATRVVAPSFLAVGSGASVALATLPLPSKKGTISRRSRISAQLGGGDGETKSDGKKKFITKEQEPEQYWQTAGERKGENPMMTPLPYIIIFGMSTPFVILAIAFANGWIKAPIR; encoded by the exons ATGAACCCATCAGCCATGGCCACCAGGGTTGttgctccttccttcctcgcCGTCGGGAGCGGTGCTTCTGTCGCTTTAGCCACCCTTCCTCTTCCGTCCAAGAAAGGCACCATTAGTAGGCGGTCCAGAATCTCCGCACAGCTCG GTGGTGGAGATGGGGAGACCAAGTCTGACGGCAAGAAGAAGTTCATCACCAAAGAACAGGAACCAGAGCA GTACTGGCAGACCGcgggggagaggaagggggagaACCCCATGATGACGCCGCTGCCctacatcatcatcttcggcATGTCCACACCCTTCGTCATCCTCGCCATCGCCTTCGCCAACGGCTGGATCAAGGCCCCCATCCGTTGA
- the LOC100821053 gene encoding uncharacterized protein LOC100821053, with protein sequence MATSSPVLALLLFFSAGVIVPGRTSAGAVPTASPLQQLCGSLGSFYVTPELCTSALCSSPTSRCRSAGNTAQLAALAASLAAANATAAKASLESALSLSLARDTERARQARAPTPLAQARKGIRSCLQLYEGAVPALRWAARAVAAGRYRGAREVLEAAQYVASGCAGMAGGGEGEAAKLMPLENDRFGSMAIVAHAVVASMSAA encoded by the coding sequence ATGGCCACCTCCTCTCCCGTGCTtgcccttctcctcttcttctcggcCGGCGTCATCGTCCCGGGACGCACATCGGCCGGCGCCGTGCCCACGGCGTCGCCGCTGCAGCAGCTGTGCGGGAGCCTGGGCAGCTTCTACGTCACCCCAGAGCTCTGCACATCCGCGCTCTGTTCATCCCCAACCTCCCGCTGCCGCTCCGCCGGTAACACTGCGCAGCTGGCCGCCCTCGCGGCCAGTCTCGCGGCGGCCAACGCCACGGCGGCAAAGGCCAGCCTCGAGTCcgcgctctccctctccctcgccaGGGACACGGAGCGCGCACGCCAGGCACGGGCACCGACGCCATTGGCGCAGGCGAGGAAGGGGATCCGGTCGTGCCTGCAGCTGTACGAAGGCGCGGTCCCGGCGCTGcggtgggcggcgcgggccgtggcggcggggcggtaCCGCGGCGCGCGGGAGGTGCTGGAGGCGGCGCAGTACGTCGCGTCCGGATGCGCCggcatggccggcggcggcgagggcgaggcggCGAAGCTGATGCCCCTGGAGAACGACCGGTTCGGGTCCATGGCCATCGTCGCGCACGCGGTCGTCGCCTCCATGTCCGCTGCCTAA
- the LOC100846861 gene encoding uncharacterized protein LOC100846861, which yields MSAAVAAATPASSAVGRQPVEMGIVNLNKQPYRMPGREPEFHNIYKDLELRPSSSQHPELHQFSHHKKSDAECASQKMPKGDNDEVLKVLREIWSKQDSLERQFVDHRDIVQAELKKIGISDNSTEFATEKDYFEFCDNSTECKAGCEEPDLTLEGSAQLEGSGFYHSSYIANHQGLFSKLDDLCQANFCQAFWQSSVQAGVWKCMS from the exons ATGAgcgcagcagtcgcagctgccacccccgcctcctcggccgtcggtaGACAACCGGTT GAAATGGGGATAGTTAACCTCAACAAGCAACCATATCGCATGCCAGGACGGGAACCGGAGTTTCACAACATTTACAAGGATCTTGAA TTGAGGCCTTCTTCCTCACAACATCCAGAACTTCACCAATTTTctcatcacaagaagagtgaTGCGGAATGTGCAAGTCAAAAAATGCCAAAAGGAGACAATGATGAG GTCCTTAAAGTACTAAGGGAAATTTGGTCGAAACAGGACAGCCTAGAAAGACAATTTGTAGACCATCGTGATATTGTTCAAGCTGAGctcaaaaaaattggaatttCTGATAACTCAACAGAGTTTGCTACCGAAAAAgattattttgaattttgtgaTAACTCAACAGAGTGCAAAGCAGGGTGTGAAGAACCTGACCTGACCCTGGAAGGCAGTGCTCAATTAGAAGGGTCG ggCTTCTACCATTCTTCATATATTGCAAATCATCAAGGTCTGTTTAGTAAGCTAGATGACTTGTGTCAAGCAAACTTTTGTCAAGCATTTTGGCAAAGTTCAGTGCAGGCAGGGGTCTGGAAGTGCATGTCGTAG
- the LOC104581999 gene encoding uncharacterized protein LOC104581999: protein MSRIQQRKKSHIRQRKNLPNDRLTPMASNGRTKDSMALVRKETSSRPTKRHGVPDKLLELILLLCLSSPLCLDGGHGLVFVPSSPPKVAVNGCHFSLDFLPAGGAGAWEIVDSRHSLLLVAKRKPGWRRHRLLPDLLVCEPVTRRYKLIPSMEDQGLKYHRCIGVFLHDCGAAEDLRHGAAGSSIPCQGSRWFACSTTSTPEYLVTLAPPGPSCSNGPGGERLAGTRRSKRRTGPKSTFKVSSP from the coding sequence ATGAGCCGCATCCAACAGAGGAAGAAATCTCACATCCGACAGAGGAAGAATCTACCAAACGATCGATTGACTCCCATGGCCAGTAATGGTAGGACCAAAGACAGCATGGCATTGGTGCGCAAGGAGACGTCGTCAAGGCCAACGAAGCGGCACGGCGTCCCCGACAAGCTCCTGGagctcatcctcctcctgtgCCTGAGCTCGCCCCTCTGTCTcgacggcggccatggcctcGTTTTTGTTCCCTCATCTCCACCAAAGGTCGCTGTCAATGGCTGCCACTTCTCCCTCGACTTCCTCCCcgcaggcggcgccggggcATGGGAGATCGTCGACAGCCGTCACAGCCTCCTCCTTGTCGCCAAGAGGAAACCCGGGTGGAGACGCCACCGCTTGTTGCCTGACCTCCTGGTCTGCGAGCCGGTCACACGGCGCTACAAGCTCATCCCATCCATGGAGGATCAGGGCCTGAAATACCACCGCTGCATTGGTGTTTTCCTCCACGACTGCGGCGCCGCAGAGGACCTACGACATGGAGCGGCCGGATCATCGATACCATGTCAAGGTTCACGGTGGTTTGCGTGCTCTACCACGAGTACGCCGGAGTATCTGGTAACGTTGGCACCGCCAGGGCCTTCATGTTCGAACGGGCCTGGAGGGGAAAGATTGGCTGGTACGCGAAGAAGCAAGCGCCGTACAGGCCCAAAATCCACCTTCAAGGTAAGCAGCCCCTGA
- the LOC104582990 gene encoding ent-cassadiene C2-hydroxylase — MEAATLPLLSLVVFLLVKLVVKISTSSSSPRPVKRLPPGPWKLPLVGSLHHVLLSRYGDLPHRALRELSRAHGPLMLLRFGAVPTLVVSSPEAAREVLKTHDTSFASRHVSPTLAVFSRGGNDILFSPYGDLWRQLRKVCVLELLSARRVGSFRGIREDEAAGLIRSLAAECSASGQGSAVLGIGERISRATNDTVVRSAVGSRCPRRDEFLKELDKSVKLAAGFNLADLYPASRVARWLSGALHEAERCNGVVRGILQDIIRERTAADQDGVIEGEEDDLLGVLLRLQRDGGDQCLLTTEVITTVVMEIFAAGSETSSTTLEWAMSELIRNPRVLRKAQAEVRDACKGQGKLSEGDVGRLSYLSLVIRETLRLHAPVPFLLPRQCRERCEVMGREIPEGTKVLVNTWAMCRDAAYWEKAEEFVPERFEESKVDFKGGDFEFIPFGAGRRICPGMTLGLANMELLLASLLYHFDWELPDGGTLDMSEAFGITIRRKSKLVLRATERVPFAN, encoded by the exons ATGGAGGCTGCAACACTGCCGTTGCTCAGCCTGGTCGTCTTCTTGCTCGTGAAGCTCGTCGTAAAGATCTCCACGTCGTCGTCTTCACCGCGCCCAGTAAAGCGTCTGCCTCCGGGGCCATGGAAGCTGCCGCTGGTGGGCAGCCTCCACCACGTCCTGCTCTCCCGCTACGGCGACCTGCCACACCGCGCCCTGCGCGAGCTCTCCCGCGCCCACGGCCCGCTGATGCTGCTCCGGTTCGGCGCCGTGCCGACGCTGGTGGTGTCCTCCCCGGAGGCCGCCAGGGAGGTCCTGAAGACGCACGACACGTCCTTCGCGAGCCGCCACGTGTCGCCGACGCTGGCCGTGTTCAGCCGCGGCGGGAATGACATCCTCTTCTCCCCCTACGGCGACCTGTGGCGGCAGCTCCGCAAGGTGTGCGTGCTCGAgctcctcagcgcgcgccGCGTCGGCTCCTTCCGCGGCATCCGCGAGGACGAGGCCGCGGGCTTAATccgctccctcgccgccgagtGCAGCGCCTCGGGCCAAGGCTCCGCGGTGTTGGGGATCGGCGAGCGGATCTCCCGGGCGACCAACGACACCGTGGTGCGGTCCGCCGTGGGGAGCCGGTGCCCGCGGCGCGACGAATTTCTAAAGGAGCTCGACAAGTCCGTGAAGCTGGCCGCGGGGTTCAACCTGGCCGACCTGTACCCGGCCTCGAGGGTCGCGCGCTGGCTCAGCGGCGCGCTACACGAGGCCGAGCGCTGCAACGGCGTCGTCCGCGGCATCCTCCAGGACATCATCCGCGAACGCACGGCCGCAGATCAAGACGGCGTTATtgagggcgaggaggacgaTCTGCTGGGCGTGCTGCTCAGGCTGCAGAGGGACGGCGGCGACCAGTGCCTCCTCACCACCGAGGTCATCACCACCGTCGTCATG GAAATCTTTGCGGCGGGGAGCGAGACCTCGTCAACGACGCTGGAATGGGCCATGTCGGAGCTGATCAGGAACCCGCGGGTGCTCCGCAAGGCGCAGGCGGAGGTCCGGGATGCCTGCAAAGGGCAGGGGAAGCTGAGCGAGGGCGACGTGGGCAGGCTGAGCTACCTGAGCCTGGTGATCAGGGAGACGCTGCGGCTGCACGCGCCGGTGCCGTTCCTGCTGCCCAGGCAGTGCCGGGAGCGGTGCGAGGTGATGGGCCGCGAGATCCCCGAGGGCACCAAGGTGCTCGTCAACACCTGGGCCATGTGCAGGGACGCCGCCTACTGGGAGAAAGCCGAGGAGTTCGTGCCGGAGAGGTTCGAGGAGAGCAAGGTGGACTTTAAGGGCGGGGACTTCGAGTTCATCCCCTTCGGCGCCGGTAGGAGGATCTGCCCCGGCATGACGCTGGGCCTGGCTAACATGGAGCTCTTGCTCGCCAGCCTTCTCTACCACTTCGACTGGGAGCTCCCCGACGGCGGGACGCTCGACATGTCCGAGGCCTTCGGCATCACCATCCGGAGGAAGTCCAAGCTCGTGCTCCGCGCCACGGAACGTGTTCCGTTCGCGAATTAG